Proteins from one Romboutsia sp. CE17 genomic window:
- the bsh gene encoding choloylglycine hydrolase yields MCTALTLTSKDGYHFFGRNMDLEYNFNQSVVLVPRNFPWKNVVTGESNKSKYAVMGMGTIMENHPLFADGFNEKGLACAGLNFPHYSYYEENTVDGKINLGPYDLILWILSNFEKVSEVKNALNNINIVAKQFAPYAPLPTLHWIVYDTNDECIVIEKTCDKFAVYDNNVGVLANSPTFDWHITNLGIYSGLKSTQPENTNWHKQELKPVGQGLGLMGIPGDFYPTSRFIRAAYLKSHAAFLDNRDSTISEFFHILNNVAMVGGSVVTPDGKNDITLYTSCMCQEEGVYYYNTYNNNQINAISMFKEDLDASELKVFNYIDEQGLNYQN; encoded by the coding sequence ATGTGTACTGCATTAACTTTAACGTCTAAAGATGGATACCATTTCTTCGGAAGAAACATGGATCTAGAATATAACTTTAATCAATCTGTTGTATTAGTTCCAAGAAACTTTCCTTGGAAAAATGTTGTAACTGGGGAGTCTAATAAAAGTAAATACGCAGTAATGGGAATGGGTACTATAATGGAAAATCATCCCCTTTTTGCAGATGGTTTTAATGAGAAAGGATTAGCTTGTGCAGGTTTAAATTTCCCTCATTACTCTTATTATGAAGAAAATACTGTTGATGGAAAGATAAATTTAGGTCCATATGATTTAATTTTATGGATTTTAAGTAATTTTGAAAAAGTTTCAGAAGTTAAAAATGCTTTAAATAATATAAATATTGTTGCTAAACAATTTGCTCCATATGCTCCTTTACCTACACTTCATTGGATAGTTTATGATACTAATGATGAATGTATTGTAATAGAAAAGACTTGTGATAAATTTGCCGTATATGATAATAATGTTGGAGTTCTAGCAAACTCACCAACTTTTGACTGGCATATTACTAATTTAGGAATATACAGTGGTTTAAAATCTACCCAACCTGAAAATACTAATTGGCATAAACAAGAATTAAAACCAGTAGGTCAAGGTCTAGGCTTGATGGGAATACCTGGCGATTTTTATCCTACATCAAGATTTATAAGAGCTGCCTATCTTAAAAGCCATGCAGCTTTTTTAGATAATAGAGATTCTACTATTTCAGAGTTTTTCCATATCTTAAATAATGTTGCTATGGTTGGTGGTTCAGTTGTAACTCCTGATGGTAAAAATGATATTACTTTATATACTTCTTGTATGTGTCAAGAAGAAGGAGTTTATTATTATAATACTTATAATAATAATCAAATAAATGCTATTTCAATGTTTAAAGAAGATTTAGATGCTAGCGAATTGAAAGTGTTTAATTATATAGATGAGCAAGGTCTTAATTATCAAAACTAG
- a CDS encoding DUF3786 domain-containing protein: MESNYKIAYNAEWCKLKKLNPLDLAKRLEIIYCSEKNQLVVPFFEKNYILDFENNTIYRKENGETPTINDSIIILNYLTHSKDYIVNTNKWVTLKEIPNGGALFYPAFYKMAIANLIENFGNDIYKFKESSLKLGGKKINFGDKGYEFKVLPKINICVVLWEGDDEILPNATILFDPSIEHLIHIETIISIGICVSEKLISISKI; encoded by the coding sequence ATGGAAAGTAATTATAAAATTGCCTATAATGCAGAATGGTGTAAACTAAAAAAGCTAAATCCTTTAGACTTAGCTAAAAGATTAGAAATTATATATTGTTCTGAGAAAAATCAATTAGTTGTTCCATTCTTTGAAAAAAATTATATATTAGATTTTGAAAATAATACTATATATAGAAAAGAAAATGGTGAAACTCCTACAATTAATGACTCCATAATTATATTAAATTATCTTACTCATTCCAAAGATTATATAGTCAATACTAATAAATGGGTTACCCTAAAAGAAATACCTAATGGTGGAGCTTTGTTTTACCCTGCCTTTTATAAAATGGCAATAGCAAACCTTATAGAAAACTTTGGAAATGATATATATAAATTCAAGGAAAGTTCATTAAAGCTAGGTGGTAAGAAGATTAACTTTGGAGATAAAGGATATGAATTTAAAGTTCTTCCAAAGATAAATATTTGTGTAGTATTATGGGAAGGTGATGATGAAATTTTACCAAATGCTACTATATTATTTGATCCCTCAATTGAACACTTAATTCATATAGAAACTATAATCAGTATAGGCATTTGTGTATCTGAAAAATTAATATCTATAAGTAAAATATAA
- a CDS encoding BMP family lipoprotein, giving the protein MKLRKCLALAMTTVLSASLLVGCSGNSQEDDKITVAMITDVAGVNDQSFNQSAWEGLQRAEKELGIEVKYLESNQDADYMQNVETLVDQDTDLILGVGQKLAPTIEEAAKSYPDQKFVLVDETYETIPSNVKTIQFNAEQSAYLVGLIAGKMTKTNNVGFIGGMQIGVIDTFKYGFMAGVKAANPDAEIQSQYANSFTDQAKGKAIATQMYKNNADIIFIAGGDVGTGAIEAAKELGKYAIGVDRDQSDLAPENVLTSAIKRVDAGVYETVKDLVEGKFEGGTNIVYGLNEDAVGIPDTTSNLVSQDILDYVNEQMEKFKSGELTAPRTEEEYNALVK; this is encoded by the coding sequence ATGAAATTAAGAAAATGTTTAGCATTAGCTATGACGACAGTATTATCAGCATCTTTATTAGTAGGGTGCTCAGGAAACTCTCAAGAGGATGATAAAATAACAGTGGCAATGATAACAGATGTTGCTGGTGTTAATGACCAATCTTTCAACCAATCAGCTTGGGAAGGATTACAAAGAGCTGAAAAGGAATTAGGTATTGAAGTTAAATACTTAGAATCTAACCAAGATGCAGATTACATGCAAAATGTAGAAACATTAGTAGATCAAGATACTGATTTAATACTAGGAGTAGGTCAAAAATTAGCTCCTACAATAGAAGAAGCAGCTAAATCATATCCAGACCAAAAGTTTGTATTAGTTGATGAAACTTATGAAACAATACCATCAAATGTAAAAACAATACAATTTAATGCTGAACAATCAGCATACTTAGTAGGATTAATAGCTGGAAAAATGACTAAAACAAACAATGTTGGATTTATAGGTGGAATGCAAATAGGTGTTATAGATACTTTTAAATATGGATTTATGGCAGGTGTAAAAGCTGCAAATCCAGATGCAGAGATACAATCTCAATATGCAAACTCATTTACAGACCAAGCTAAAGGTAAGGCTATAGCTACTCAAATGTATAAAAATAATGCAGACATAATATTCATAGCTGGTGGAGATGTTGGAACAGGTGCTATAGAAGCAGCTAAAGAACTTGGAAAATATGCTATAGGTGTAGATAGAGACCAAAGTGACTTAGCTCCAGAGAATGTTTTAACTTCAGCTATAAAGAGAGTTGATGCAGGAGTATATGAGACTGTAAAAGATTTAGTAGAAGGTAAATTTGAAGGTGGAACGAATATAGTGTACGGATTAAATGAAGATGCTGTAGGTATACCAGATACTACTTCAAACTTAGTATCACAAGATATATTAGATTATGTTAATGAGCAAATGGAAAAATTCAAAAGCGGTGAATTAACTGCTCCAAGAACAGAAGAAGAATACAATGCGCTTGTAAAATAA
- a CDS encoding xanthine dehydrogenase family protein molybdopterin-binding subunit, with protein MSFVGKSIPKTDGLAIATGKPVYTDDLSSKDALIVKLLRSPHANAKIKSIDTSRAMLVPGVECILTYKDVPNVRFTLAGQSYPEPSPYDRLILEDRVRYVGDEVAIIAAVDEKTAIKAMNMIKVEYEVLDAVIDFETAIDNKVVVHEEDVHTNFDIGMQRERNIVSTHDYTKGNVEKVLSECDIVIDETYYTQAQSQAMMETYRAYNYMDHLGRLVVISSTQIPFHVRRHLSRALNIPSSKIRVIKPRIGGGFGGKQTACVEIFSALVTLKTGKPAKLIYTRKETFNCSNSRHAMKINVKIGATKDGIIKAIDIDALSDTGAYGEHASTTFGLVGEKSIPVYNKLEAARFKGHVVYTNKMPAGAFRGYGATQGCFALESTINKLATKLNMDPTELRLKNIVKEGEVTFAYEKSINSANLEECIRKGKEMISWDEKYPAKDLENGKVRSVGMALTMQGSGIADIDTSSVEIRLNDDGNYTLFVGSTDMGTGSDTILAQMACDILETTMDKITVVSADTDIVPYDPGSYASSTTYVTGMAVVKACQQLREKIIEVGANRLQVAKELAEFDGNQVFCDEKSISLFDLAVDFTVGIDKVQLNGFASHGSPVSPPPYIAGFVETEIDKETGKVEIVDYVAVVDCGTVINRGLATIQTEGGIVQGMGLALFEEVRYTDKGQMDSNSFMQYKIPARCDVGKVRVDFVETYEPTGPFGAKSIGEVVINTPAPAIQDAIYNGVGVRINSLPMTPEKIFMEMNK; from the coding sequence ATGAGTTTCGTAGGAAAGAGTATACCTAAAACTGACGGATTAGCAATAGCAACAGGAAAGCCTGTGTATACTGATGATTTATCATCAAAGGATGCATTAATAGTAAAATTACTAAGAAGTCCACATGCAAATGCAAAAATAAAAAGCATAGATACTTCAAGGGCAATGTTAGTACCTGGAGTGGAATGTATATTAACATATAAAGATGTACCAAATGTAAGGTTTACTTTAGCAGGGCAAAGTTACCCAGAACCATCTCCTTATGATAGATTAATACTTGAAGACAGAGTAAGATATGTTGGAGATGAGGTTGCAATAATTGCAGCAGTAGATGAAAAAACTGCTATAAAAGCAATGAACATGATAAAAGTGGAGTATGAAGTATTAGATGCAGTAATAGACTTTGAAACTGCAATAGATAACAAAGTTGTGGTTCATGAAGAAGATGTTCATACTAACTTTGATATAGGAATGCAAAGAGAAAGAAACATAGTTTCTACTCATGACTATACTAAAGGTAACGTAGAGAAAGTATTAAGTGAATGTGATATAGTAATTGATGAAACTTATTATACTCAAGCACAATCACAAGCAATGATGGAAACATATAGAGCTTATAATTATATGGATCATCTTGGAAGACTTGTAGTTATATCTTCTACTCAAATACCATTTCATGTTAGAAGACATTTAAGTAGAGCTTTAAACATACCATCAAGTAAAATAAGAGTTATAAAACCAAGAATAGGTGGAGGATTTGGTGGTAAGCAAACAGCTTGTGTAGAAATATTCTCTGCACTTGTAACATTGAAAACAGGAAAACCTGCAAAGTTAATATATACAAGAAAAGAGACTTTCAATTGTTCAAATAGTAGGCATGCTATGAAAATTAATGTAAAAATAGGTGCTACTAAAGATGGAATTATAAAAGCAATAGATATAGATGCATTATCTGATACTGGAGCCTATGGTGAGCATGCTTCAACTACATTCGGATTAGTAGGAGAAAAAAGTATTCCAGTATACAATAAATTAGAAGCTGCTAGATTTAAAGGGCATGTAGTGTATACTAATAAAATGCCAGCAGGTGCATTTAGAGGATATGGAGCAACTCAAGGTTGTTTTGCACTAGAATCTACTATAAATAAATTAGCAACAAAATTAAACATGGATCCAACAGAGTTAAGACTTAAGAACATTGTAAAAGAAGGAGAAGTTACTTTTGCATATGAAAAATCTATAAATAGTGCCAACTTAGAAGAATGTATAAGAAAAGGTAAAGAAATGATAAGCTGGGATGAAAAATATCCTGCTAAAGATCTTGAAAATGGAAAAGTTAGAAGTGTTGGTATGGCGCTTACTATGCAAGGATCAGGGATAGCAGATATAGATACGTCTTCAGTTGAGATAAGACTTAACGATGATGGAAATTATACATTATTTGTAGGTTCTACAGATATGGGAACTGGTAGTGATACAATCCTTGCTCAAATGGCTTGTGATATATTAGAAACTACAATGGATAAAATAACAGTAGTATCAGCAGATACTGATATAGTACCTTATGACCCAGGTTCTTATGCATCAAGTACAACTTATGTAACAGGAATGGCAGTTGTTAAAGCATGTCAACAATTAAGAGAAAAAATAATTGAAGTAGGAGCAAATAGACTTCAAGTTGCAAAGGAACTTGCAGAGTTTGATGGTAATCAAGTATTCTGTGATGAAAAATCTATATCATTATTTGATTTAGCAGTTGACTTTACAGTTGGAATTGATAAAGTTCAATTAAATGGATTTGCTTCTCATGGTAGTCCGGTCTCACCTCCTCCATACATAGCTGGTTTTGTTGAAACTGAAATAGATAAAGAAACTGGGAAGGTTGAAATAGTTGACTATGTTGCAGTAGTTGACTGTGGGACTGTAATAAATAGAGGTCTTGCTACTATACAAACAGAAGGTGGTATAGTTCAAGGAATGGGGCTTGCTTTATTTGAAGAAGTTAGATATACAGATAAAGGACAAATGGATAGTAATAGTTTTATGCAATATAAGATACCTGCTAGATGTGATGTTGGAAAAGTTAGAGTTGATTTTGTTGAAACGTATGAGCCAACAGGTCCTTTTGGTGCTAAAAGTATAGGTGAGGTTGTTATTAATACTCCTGCTCCTGCTATACAAGATGCAATTTATAATGGTGTTGGAGTAAGGATAAATAGCCTTCCTATGACTCCTGAAAAGATATTTATGGAGATGAATAAGTAA
- a CDS encoding (2Fe-2S)-binding protein: MLVELKVNGKKHKIDIEPEEYLVDTLRKVGNLSVKRGCDTGCCGLCSVWIDKKPTLSCATLTIRAINKDITTIEGLEKEAEEFAKILIAEGAEQCGFCSPGFIMTVLAMKDELENPTEEEIIHYLTGNLCRCTGYMGQLRAIKTYMGVK, translated from the coding sequence ATGTTAGTAGAATTAAAGGTTAATGGTAAAAAGCATAAAATTGATATAGAGCCAGAAGAATACTTAGTTGATACACTTAGAAAAGTGGGGAACTTAAGTGTAAAAAGAGGATGTGATACAGGCTGTTGTGGACTTTGTTCTGTATGGATAGATAAAAAGCCTACATTATCTTGTGCAACTCTTACTATTAGAGCAATAAATAAAGATATAACTACAATAGAAGGACTAGAAAAAGAAGCAGAAGAATTTGCCAAAATACTTATAGCAGAAGGTGCAGAACAATGTGGGTTCTGTTCTCCAGGATTTATAATGACAGTACTTGCAATGAAGGATGAACTTGAAAATCCAACTGAAGAAGAAATAATACATTACTTAACAGGAAATCTATGTCGATGTACAGGGTACATGGGGCAACTAAGAGCAATAAAGACTTATATGGGGGTAAAATAA
- a CDS encoding FAD binding domain-containing protein — MFTVMEIVQPTSVEEAYGLLTKRKNNQVIGGSAWLRMGNKRIGTAVELSQLNLDYIKEEESYIEIGAMTTFRSLETSKILSENFGSIIRDSVKDIIGVQFRNVVTIGGTIFSKFGFSDLIVALLALETEVELVNGGRMSLQDFLNREYEKDLLTKIYINKNNTKSSYKSLRNAQSDYALLNVSASNTNGNIKIYVGARPQIATLAVKASEFLSNNGLSDENIDKAALMVSEEMVFGSNMRASKEYRTLMSKVLVKRALVEVK, encoded by the coding sequence ATGTTTACAGTTATGGAAATTGTTCAACCAACTAGTGTTGAAGAAGCATACGGGTTATTAACAAAAAGAAAAAACAACCAAGTTATAGGCGGAAGTGCTTGGTTAAGAATGGGGAATAAAAGAATAGGTACGGCTGTTGAATTGTCACAGCTAAACTTAGATTATATAAAAGAAGAAGAAAGTTACATAGAAATAGGAGCTATGACTACTTTTAGAAGTTTAGAAACTAGTAAAATACTTTCAGAAAACTTTGGGAGCATAATAAGGGATTCTGTTAAAGATATAATAGGTGTTCAATTTAGAAACGTAGTAACTATTGGTGGAACAATATTTTCTAAGTTTGGATTTTCTGATTTAATAGTAGCATTATTAGCTTTAGAAACTGAAGTTGAACTAGTAAATGGAGGAAGGATGTCATTACAAGATTTCTTAAATAGAGAATATGAAAAAGACTTACTTACTAAGATTTATATAAATAAAAACAATACAAAGTCATCATATAAGAGTTTAAGAAATGCTCAAAGTGACTATGCATTACTTAATGTATCAGCATCTAACACTAATGGTAATATAAAAATATATGTAGGTGCAAGACCTCAAATAGCTACTCTTGCAGTTAAAGCTAGCGAATTTTTATCAAACAATGGATTAAGTGATGAAAATATAGATAAAGCAGCATTAATGGTCAGTGAAGAAATGGTATTTGGAAGTAACATGAGAGCATCAAAAGAATACAGAACTTTAATGAGTAAAGTATTAGTAAAAAGAGCATTAGTGGAGGTTAAGTAA
- a CDS encoding cation:proton antiporter — protein METSIHTIACNNLLILFAIVALTGIVCSIISEKIKIPDVVLFLLVGIILGPSFLSFVDISQYQVENQLILTFGSAFILYLGGKEISLKVLKNVKLSVLLLSSIGVLISAFVMQQIIGFTFKTSAMTALLIGAIIASTDPATLVPIFNSIKINNKVKQTVISESAFNDATGAILTSAVLAIILSGKFSLQDNLYQLLVMILVGVLVGVATGLVLLALVNDKPYGIFKSYTPIVSILSVVIAYELSTKLGGSGYMSCFIVGIITGNKQNFKLWLSQSCYDADCHVAETLGTICRMSIFIILGTQVDLAILSKYLLPSIISVLGLVFIARPIVVLICTIFDRKAKWNKNEILFMMWVRETGVIPAALCGIITAMKVPGYEIISSVVFMTILITLIVQGSSTKFVAKKLGLLEVEEKQID, from the coding sequence ATGGAAACCTCAATTCATACAATAGCTTGCAACAATTTATTAATATTATTTGCAATTGTAGCTTTGACAGGTATTGTTTGCAGCATAATTAGTGAAAAAATAAAAATACCAGATGTAGTATTATTTTTATTAGTAGGGATAATTCTTGGCCCATCTTTTTTAAGTTTTGTTGATATTAGTCAATATCAAGTTGAAAATCAATTAATATTAACCTTTGGTTCAGCATTTATATTGTATCTAGGAGGCAAAGAAATTAGCTTAAAAGTGTTAAAAAATGTAAAATTATCAGTACTATTATTATCAAGTATAGGTGTTTTAATATCTGCATTTGTAATGCAGCAAATAATTGGTTTTACATTTAAAACTAGCGCAATGACAGCTCTATTAATAGGCGCTATAATAGCTTCAACAGATCCAGCGACATTAGTTCCTATATTTAACAGCATAAAAATAAATAATAAAGTTAAGCAGACTGTAATAAGTGAGTCTGCATTTAATGATGCAACTGGTGCAATATTAACTTCTGCGGTTTTAGCTATAATTTTATCAGGAAAATTTTCATTACAAGATAATTTATACCAACTTTTAGTAATGATTTTAGTAGGAGTATTAGTAGGAGTTGCTACGGGGCTTGTTTTATTAGCTTTAGTAAATGATAAACCATATGGAATATTTAAAAGCTATACTCCAATAGTATCTATATTATCAGTAGTAATTGCATATGAATTATCTACTAAGCTTGGTGGTAGCGGATATATGTCATGTTTTATAGTTGGGATAATTACTGGTAATAAACAGAATTTTAAACTATGGCTTAGTCAATCATGTTATGATGCAGACTGTCATGTTGCGGAAACTTTAGGTACAATTTGTAGGATGTCAATATTTATAATATTAGGTACACAGGTAGATTTAGCTATACTAAGTAAATATTTGTTACCTTCAATAATATCCGTATTAGGTTTAGTTTTCATTGCTAGACCAATTGTAGTTTTGATATGTACTATATTTGATAGAAAAGCAAAATGGAATAAGAATGAAATACTTTTTATGATGTGGGTAAGAGAAACTGGTGTAATACCAGCCGCACTTTGTGGTATTATAACAGCTATGAAAGTACCAGGTTATGAAATTATTTCTTCAGTAGTTTTTATGACAATATTAATAACACTGATTGTTCAAGGAAGTAGCACAAAGTTTGTTGCTAAAAAACTAGGACTATTGGAGGTTGAAGAAAAGCAAATAGATTAA
- a CDS encoding uracil-xanthine permease family protein, whose amino-acid sequence MTSKNSVIYQLDGKPSIKQAIPLGLQHILAMFVGNVTPLIIIANVVNMSLADKTALIQCTMFVSGIATLMQCYNFGPFGARLPIVMGTSFGFVPVLTVIGTKYGYEAILGSCLIGAIVEILFGKSMSSLRKYFTPVVTGTVVLAMGISLLPTGIKYFAGGAGADDFGSLSNLALGTIVLLTVLFLNQYTKGITKLSSILIGLIVGYIVAIPMGKVDFTSLSTVNIMSIPTPFKFGFEFHLDAIIAVAATFIVSGVETVGDITAIAHSGIGRDATDKEISGGVMADGLGSLVSSIFGVLPNTSFGQNVGIIAMTKVINRNIVGVGACILILAAIFPKFGAIISLMPSSVLGGASISMFAMIAVSGIKLIASEPLNERNSTIVALAIGIGVGVSFVPGVFASLPESIQLIFGDSGLVLVALIAVILNIILPKEKENTDLEVGIV is encoded by the coding sequence ATGACTTCAAAAAATTCAGTTATTTACCAATTAGATGGAAAACCAAGCATAAAGCAAGCTATACCACTAGGATTACAACATATACTAGCGATGTTTGTTGGTAATGTTACACCACTTATTATTATAGCTAATGTAGTGAATATGAGTTTAGCTGATAAGACAGCTCTTATTCAATGTACTATGTTCGTTTCAGGAATAGCTACATTAATGCAGTGTTATAATTTTGGGCCTTTTGGTGCAAGACTTCCTATTGTAATGGGTACAAGTTTTGGATTTGTACCAGTTTTAACCGTAATAGGGACTAAATATGGTTATGAAGCTATACTTGGTTCTTGTTTAATTGGAGCAATTGTTGAAATCTTATTTGGAAAATCAATGAGTAGTTTGAGAAAGTACTTTACTCCTGTAGTTACAGGAACAGTGGTTTTAGCGATGGGTATATCCTTGCTTCCTACTGGTATAAAGTATTTTGCAGGTGGAGCTGGAGCTGATGACTTTGGTTCTTTATCTAATTTAGCTTTAGGAACAATAGTATTATTAACTGTTTTATTTTTAAATCAATACACAAAGGGAATTACAAAACTTTCTTCTATATTGATAGGATTAATTGTAGGTTACATAGTAGCTATACCTATGGGTAAGGTTGATTTTACATCTTTATCTACAGTTAATATAATGTCAATACCTACACCATTTAAGTTTGGATTTGAATTCCATCTAGATGCTATAATAGCGGTGGCAGCAACATTTATAGTTTCAGGAGTCGAGACAGTAGGAGATATTACAGCAATAGCTCACTCTGGTATTGGAAGAGATGCAACAGATAAGGAAATTTCAGGTGGTGTTATGGCTGATGGATTAGGAAGTTTAGTATCTTCTATATTTGGTGTATTACCAAATACGTCTTTTGGCCAAAATGTTGGAATTATAGCCATGACTAAAGTCATAAATAGAAATATAGTTGGAGTTGGAGCTTGCATATTAATACTTGCAGCTATATTCCCAAAGTTTGGAGCAATAATATCATTAATGCCTTCAAGTGTATTAGGAGGAGCTAGTATATCAATGTTTGCTATGATTGCTGTTAGTGGTATAAAGCTTATAGCCAGTGAACCATTAAATGAAAGAAATAGTACAATAGTAGCTTTAGCTATAGGAATAGGTGTTGGTGTATCATTTGTACCAGGTGTATTTGCAAGTCTTCCAGAATCTATACAACTTATATTTGGAGATTCAGGTTTAGTTCTTGTAGCTCTTATAGCAGTAATATTAAATATAATACTACCAAAAGAAAAAGAAAATACAGATTTAGAAGTAGGAATAGTTTAA
- a CDS encoding putative ABC transporter permease subunit gives MSNLGLLIKINIINEFNLNKIKTLENKEKVKILAIIFSSIALIGYFIYVMFKLCFEISEILIQYNQMDLLLVIGFVGALLFSLFTTLYKSSSYLFEAKDFESLISLPIKESAILLSKIVMLLLSNYLFTSPFIFIPSIVYAIKMNVSIAYFINLVVMFLCIPLIPIIISSIIAFLLGGISSKLRYKNAILIIGSIALLVIYMIVMSQIEEIGKNILANSSSILEGIKKLYFLAYYYIEGLKNNNLIDVLIFVGISLVLFIGFITIFANRYKSINSKMNESYKSKKYELKELKISSKIQSLLEKEFKRYFSSYIYFLNTSMGMILLIIFSLGIVIFGADKISALLELNLDFAFIKVQMLGIILFCVVISCTTYCSISLEGKNLWILKSLPIDEVDIFKSKIILNLFLNMPISIICFILIGLKLKFEATFIIIGSLLIASMSILVAVLGLFLNLLYPNLNWKNEVAVVKRSFSIIAVMVFAIIYIGIYAFVYFKFNIINLNTFLIIPIISTIIINFIIWNLIKNKGVKKFRNI, from the coding sequence ATGAGTAATTTAGGATTATTAATAAAAATTAATATAATTAATGAGTTTAATTTAAATAAAATAAAAACTTTAGAGAATAAAGAAAAAGTTAAGATACTAGCTATTATATTTTCTAGCATAGCCCTTATAGGGTATTTTATATATGTAATGTTTAAATTATGTTTTGAGATAAGTGAAATATTAATTCAATATAACCAAATGGATTTGCTTCTTGTTATTGGATTTGTAGGAGCATTGTTATTTAGTTTATTTACAACTTTATATAAGAGTTCCTCATATTTATTTGAGGCTAAAGATTTTGAAAGTTTGATTAGTTTACCTATAAAGGAATCTGCTATTTTATTAAGCAAGATAGTTATGCTACTTTTATCAAATTACTTATTTACATCACCATTTATTTTTATTCCTAGTATTGTTTATGCTATAAAAATGAATGTTAGTATAGCATATTTTATAAATTTAGTAGTTATGTTTTTATGTATACCTTTAATACCTATTATTATATCTTCTATAATTGCATTTTTATTGGGAGGTATATCATCAAAATTAAGGTATAAGAATGCAATATTGATTATAGGAAGTATAGCACTATTAGTTATTTATATGATAGTAATGTCTCAAATAGAGGAAATAGGAAAGAATATACTAGCAAATAGTAGTTCTATATTAGAGGGTATAAAAAAATTATATTTTCTAGCATATTATTATATAGAAGGTTTAAAAAATAATAATTTAATAGATGTTTTAATTTTTGTTGGAATTTCACTTGTGCTATTTATAGGATTTATAACTATATTTGCTAATCGATATAAATCTATAAATTCTAAAATGAATGAAAGTTATAAATCTAAAAAATATGAATTAAAAGAATTAAAAATATCAAGCAAGATTCAATCTTTATTAGAAAAAGAGTTTAAAAGATACTTTTCTTCATATATATATTTTTTGAATACTTCTATGGGAATGATACTTTTGATTATATTTTCACTAGGTATAGTAATATTTGGAGCAGATAAAATATCAGCTTTATTAGAGTTAAACTTAGATTTTGCTTTTATAAAAGTTCAAATGCTAGGCATCATATTATTTTGCGTAGTTATTAGTTGTACTACTTATTGTTCTATATCGTTAGAAGGTAAAAATTTATGGATACTAAAATCATTACCTATAGATGAAGTTGATATATTTAAAAGTAAAATAATTCTTAATTTATTTCTTAATATGCCAATAAGTATTATATGTTTTATATTGATAGGTTTGAAGTTAAAATTCGAAGCTACATTTATAATAATAGGATCATTATTAATTGCATCTATGTCAATATTAGTAGCAGTATTAGGATTATTTTTAAATTTATTATATCCAAATCTTAACTGGAAAAATGAAGTTGCAGTAGTTAAAAGAAGCTTTTCTATAATAGCAGTTATGGTATTTGCAATTATTTATATAGGAATATATGCTTTTGTATATTTTAAATTTAATATAATAAACCTAAATACATTTTTAATTATACCTATTATATCAACCATTATAATTAATTTTATAATTTGGAATTTAATTAAAAATAAAGGAGTAAAAAAATTTAGAAATATTTAA